From Aspergillus luchuensis IFO 4308 DNA, chromosome 2, nearly complete sequence:
TTGCGTACGTCAGGCAAAGGTCTCCAGCCTTTGTCTCGGAGTCAAGGCTCAACAGCTCTCCTGAAAGCGCTCGAACAACAGTTCCCACGACGATCGTGTGGTCCTGGACCTGGATACTCTGTGGGTGGAGCTGACACTCCAGTACGAATGGAAAGTCTCCCGATCCTGTGGTCGTAGCATCCTGCTTCCTCTGCAACAACGGAAGAGGTCTCCCGGAAGTCTCGTCACCACGAAGAGAATGTTCGTGCGCAACGAACTCATATTCACTCTTACCCTCCAAGAGGGACAAATTATGGTTGCCCTTGGAGAAGTCTCGTGCAAGGGTAGCGGTTGTCTGTCGGGGAGCGAGGAGATGTACAAGGAAGCGCTTCGACGATTGAAGCGCGCTGAGCGTCTCGGAGGGCCGGCGCACGTTGAACGATATGACGGGTTCCGGACTAAGGGTAACGGTGTTAAAGGAGGAGACGGTCATTCCGCGGAAGGCCTTATCTGCCGGACCGTTGGGATCGGTGGccgtgatgatggcgacAGGGTAAGGGACTCGTCTCATCAAGAGACGGACTTGATCGGATAATGAGGCGACATCATTCTTCGTATGCTGAGCCCCTTTCAAGTCGGATTGGGGGTTTCTAGCGGCTGCGGCGACTTTGGTGACCGTTCTGCGGGATTGCAGTTGACCGTATCGGAGAGCTGTTCCAATAGATGGTGCGCATTGCCCTTTACAAGGAAACAATCAGTTAATGAATACTAATTGAGAGCATACCGAGTATCCCAACTAACCTGTGATTTGGCCCACCGTCCGACAGGCCGCAAGTATAGATCTAGAGTAAGGAAGCATTATGATGCCGCGGCGGACGGAGCTCGCAGCTCACGGAAAGACGGGCAGAAGAACGGAGGTGAGGAAAGCAACAGAAAGACTCTCGGAGCCCTCCAAAGTCATCATGAAGACGCAGACACGAATTTCTCAGCGGTTCAATGGGCAACCATACTAGCCACCAGACCGTAGCACGCAAATTGATGGGTTCAAACAAAGTCGAGTTGAAACTCCgcgacaagaaaaagagcaACCCACGGGATGCTGACATAATCCCCGTCGTTCCGCCCCGAATAATTTGTCTTTGGCCAAAGACAGACTGGAAGATCACCGCAGCGTCGCAGTCTCCAGTCCGATTTCTCCCACCTAGGCCCGGTATATTCAATCACCTCGCGGGCGTCCTCTCAATTACCAAATTCTCTTCCGGccacaaaaaagaaaaaaccatGTCCCTCAGCACTCCCCTCCGCCGTACCGCGGCCACCACCTCCCGTGTCCAGACCTCCACCAGCTTCATCTGTTCGCAATGCCGACATGCGTCTCTCCTTCGTCGTCCTAGACGCCCTTACCAATTCACC
This genomic window contains:
- a CDS encoding flavin reductase family protein (COG:S;~EggNog:ENOG410PSA4;~InterPro:IPR012349,IPR002563;~PFAM:PF01613;~go_function: GO:0010181 - FMN binding [Evidence IEA]) — its product is MLPYSRSILAACRTVGQITGQCAPSIGTALRYGQLQSRRTVTKVAAAARNPQSDLKGAQHTKNDVASLSDQVRLLMRRVPYPVAIITATDPNGPADKAFRGMTVSSFNTVTLSPEPVISFNVRRPSETLSALQSSKRFLVHLLAPRQTTATLARDFSKGNHNLSLLEGKSEYEFVAHEHSLRGDETSGRPLPLLQRKQDATTTGSGDFPFVLECQLHPQSIQVQDHTIVVGTVVRALSGELLSLDSETKAGDLCLTYANTHFWEMGHEI